From Streptomyces sp. TLI_053, a single genomic window includes:
- a CDS encoding Rv3235 family protein has product MTSCPNRTAPPPAPPAVLSARPYRPHGTARDHRAPAEPRRPRHPRAACADPPGHDPRSGLSARFAHRLVEVLTGSRPSGQLLRHTTLDCYGQLSALVRAGTLRGTRGGERPRLGPVHDRSPAPGAVEACVRVDLGGRHHMVAFRLEPRGPSGQWQCTAVEAR; this is encoded by the coding sequence ATGACCTCGTGTCCGAACCGCACCGCTCCCCCGCCCGCCCCGCCCGCCGTCCTGTCGGCGCGCCCGTACCGCCCGCACGGCACCGCCCGGGACCACCGGGCACCCGCCGAGCCTCGGCGCCCCCGGCACCCCAGGGCAGCCTGCGCCGACCCGCCGGGCCACGACCCGCGGAGCGGCCTGAGCGCTCGGTTCGCACACCGGCTGGTGGAGGTGCTGACCGGCTCCCGGCCGTCCGGGCAGCTGCTGCGCCACACCACCCTGGACTGCTACGGCCAGCTGTCGGCCCTGGTCCGGGCGGGCACCCTGCGCGGGACGCGGGGCGGCGAGCGGCCGCGGCTCGGCCCGGTGCACGACCGTTCACCGGCGCCGGGCGCGGTCGAGGCCTGTGTCCGGGTCGACCTCGGCGGCCGGCACCACATGGTGGCGTTCCGGCTGGAGCCGCGCGGACCCTCCGGCCAGTGGCAGTGCACCGCCGTGGAGGCCCGATGA
- the secA gene encoding preprotein translocase subunit SecA, whose product MSVFDKILRAGEGKILRKLQRIAAQVNSIEEDFVNLTDAELRALTDEYRQRLADGESLDDILPEAFATVREAAKRVLGQRHYDVQIMGGAALHHGYVAEMRTGEGKTLVGTLPAYLNALTGKGVHLITVNDYLAERDSEWMGRVHRFLGLEVGVILGNMTPAERKRQYAMDITYGTNNEFGFDYLRDNMAWSKDELVQRGHNFAVVDEVDSILIDEARTPLIISGPADQATKWYADFAKLVLRLKIDRDYEVDEKKRTVGILEEGVTRVEDYLGIDNLYESVNTPLVGFLNNAIKAKELYKNDKDYVVMNGEVMIVDEHTGRILAGRRYNEGMHQAIEAKEGVEVQNENQTLATITLQNFFRLYDKLAGMTGTGTTEAAEFHQIYKLGVVPIPTNKNPLRIDQPDLIYKSEPAKFAAVVEDIAEKHEKGQPVLVGTVSVEKSEYLSQELRKRGIPHEVLNAKHHEREAQIVAQAGRKGAVTVATNMAGRGTDIMLGGNADHLAAAELAQRGLTPEDSPEEYEAAFPAALEKAKAAVKTEQDEVKEAGGLYVLGTERHESRRIDNQLRGRSGRQGDPGESRFYLSLGDDLMRLFKAGMVERVLSMANVPEDVPIESKMVTRAIASAQTQVEQQNFEIRKNVLKYDEVLNRQREVIYGERRRVLEGEDLQEQVGHFMDDTVEAYVNAATGEGFEDDWDLEKLWTALKQLYPVTLDLAELEEEAGGAAGLTPEFLTKAIQEDVQGQYGAREDQLGEEIMRELERRVVLSVLDRRWREHLYEMDYLQEGIGLRAMAQRDPLVEYQREGFDMFTAMMEGIKEESVGYLFNLEVQVEQQVEEVPVEDAQVMLDKLEKDAPRPEIKAKGLEAPKPQRLHYTAPSEEVGGGVVEGEFDDLGAEDEGDGLTRAERRKAAKSAKGRRRKS is encoded by the coding sequence GTGTCCGTCTTCGACAAGATCCTGCGCGCCGGCGAAGGCAAGATCCTTCGCAAGCTGCAGCGGATTGCCGCCCAGGTCAACTCCATCGAAGAGGACTTCGTCAACCTCACCGACGCCGAGCTTCGCGCCCTGACGGACGAGTACAGGCAGCGGCTCGCCGACGGCGAGTCGCTGGACGACATCCTCCCCGAGGCCTTCGCCACCGTCCGCGAGGCCGCCAAGCGCGTGCTCGGCCAGCGGCACTACGACGTCCAGATCATGGGCGGCGCCGCGCTGCACCACGGCTACGTCGCCGAGATGCGCACCGGTGAGGGCAAGACCCTCGTCGGCACCCTGCCCGCGTACCTGAACGCGCTGACCGGCAAGGGCGTGCACCTCATCACGGTCAACGACTACCTCGCCGAGCGCGACTCGGAGTGGATGGGCCGGGTGCACCGCTTCCTCGGCCTCGAGGTCGGCGTGATCCTCGGCAACATGACGCCCGCCGAGCGCAAGCGCCAGTACGCGATGGACATCACGTACGGCACCAACAACGAGTTCGGCTTCGACTACCTGCGCGACAACATGGCCTGGTCGAAGGACGAGCTCGTCCAGCGCGGCCACAACTTCGCGGTGGTCGACGAGGTCGACTCGATCCTCATCGACGAGGCCCGGACCCCGCTGATCATCTCCGGCCCGGCCGACCAGGCGACCAAGTGGTACGCCGACTTCGCCAAGCTGGTGCTGCGCCTGAAGATCGACCGCGACTACGAGGTCGACGAGAAGAAGCGCACCGTGGGCATTCTCGAGGAGGGCGTCACCCGGGTCGAGGACTACCTCGGCATCGACAACCTCTACGAGTCGGTGAACACCCCGCTCGTCGGCTTCCTGAACAACGCCATCAAGGCCAAGGAGCTGTACAAGAACGACAAGGACTACGTCGTCATGAACGGCGAAGTCATGATCGTCGACGAGCACACCGGTCGTATCCTCGCCGGCCGCCGCTACAACGAGGGCATGCACCAGGCGATCGAGGCGAAGGAAGGGGTGGAGGTCCAGAACGAGAACCAGACCCTGGCCACCATCACCCTCCAGAACTTCTTCCGCCTGTACGACAAGCTGGCCGGTATGACCGGTACCGGTACCACCGAGGCCGCCGAGTTCCACCAGATCTACAAGCTCGGTGTGGTGCCGATCCCCACCAACAAGAACCCGCTGCGCATCGACCAGCCCGACCTCATCTACAAGTCGGAGCCGGCCAAGTTCGCGGCCGTGGTCGAGGACATCGCAGAGAAGCACGAGAAGGGCCAGCCGGTGCTGGTCGGCACCGTGTCGGTCGAGAAGTCCGAGTACCTGTCGCAGGAGCTGCGCAAGCGCGGCATCCCGCACGAGGTGCTGAACGCCAAGCACCACGAGCGCGAGGCGCAGATCGTCGCCCAGGCGGGCCGCAAGGGCGCCGTCACCGTCGCCACCAACATGGCCGGCCGAGGCACCGACATCATGCTCGGCGGCAACGCCGACCACCTCGCGGCGGCCGAGCTGGCGCAGCGCGGGCTCACCCCGGAGGACAGCCCGGAGGAGTACGAGGCCGCGTTCCCGGCCGCGCTGGAGAAGGCCAAGGCGGCCGTGAAGACGGAGCAGGACGAGGTCAAGGAGGCCGGCGGCCTCTACGTCCTCGGCACCGAGCGGCACGAGTCCCGCCGGATCGACAACCAGCTGCGCGGCCGCTCCGGCCGTCAGGGCGACCCGGGCGAGTCCCGCTTCTACCTGTCGCTCGGCGACGACCTGATGCGTCTGTTCAAGGCCGGCATGGTCGAGCGCGTGCTCTCGATGGCCAACGTGCCCGAGGACGTGCCGATCGAGTCGAAGATGGTCACCCGGGCCATCGCCTCCGCGCAGACCCAGGTCGAGCAGCAGAACTTCGAGATCCGCAAGAACGTCCTCAAGTACGACGAGGTGCTGAACCGCCAGCGCGAGGTCATCTACGGCGAGCGCCGCCGCGTCCTGGAGGGCGAGGACCTGCAGGAGCAGGTCGGCCACTTCATGGACGACACCGTCGAGGCGTACGTCAACGCCGCCACCGGCGAGGGCTTCGAGGACGACTGGGACCTCGAGAAGCTCTGGACCGCGCTCAAGCAGCTCTACCCGGTCACCCTGGACCTGGCCGAGCTGGAGGAGGAGGCCGGCGGCGCCGCGGGCCTCACCCCGGAGTTCCTCACCAAGGCCATCCAGGAGGACGTCCAGGGCCAGTACGGCGCCCGTGAGGACCAGCTCGGCGAGGAGATCATGCGCGAGCTGGAGCGCCGGGTCGTCCTCTCGGTGCTGGACCGCCGCTGGCGCGAGCACCTCTACGAGATGGACTACCTCCAGGAGGGCATCGGTCTGCGGGCCATGGCGCAGCGCGACCCGCTGGTCGAGTACCAGCGCGAGGGCTTCGACATGTTCACCGCGATGATGGAGGGCATCAAGGAGGAGTCCGTCGGCTACCTGTTCAACCTGGAGGTCCAGGTCGAGCAGCAGGTCGAGGAGGTCCCGGTCGAGGACGCCCAGGTGATGCTCGACAAGCTGGAGAAGGACGCCCCCCGTCCGGAGATCAAGGCCAAGGGCCTGGAGGCCCCGAAGCCGCAGCGGCTGCACTACACGGCCCCCTCGGAGGAGGTCGGCGGCGGTGTGGTCGAGGGCGAGTTCGACGACCTCGGTGCCGAGGACGAGGGCGACGGTCTGACCCGCGCCGAGCGCCGCAAGGCCGCCAAGTCGGCCAAGGGCCGCCGCCGCAAGAGCTGA
- a CDS encoding HAD family hydrolase gives MRTHIVWDWNGTLFHDMEAVLGASNAAFATIGVGPMTLQEYREQYEIPIPRFYQRLLGRLPSEAEWLRLDDAFHDRYRQLSVACGLTDGARELLDDWRAAGRSQSLLSMYEHDRLLPVVEGFGLTGQFLRVDGRSGPAGGQKAEYLVRHLAALGTQVDPARTVLIGDAADDALAALEAGAHAVLYTGGSHTREKLEPVGVPVVDSLAEAVELAGRIAG, from the coding sequence GTGCGCACTCATATCGTCTGGGACTGGAACGGAACGCTCTTCCACGACATGGAAGCGGTGCTCGGAGCGAGCAACGCCGCTTTCGCGACCATCGGTGTCGGGCCGATGACGCTGCAGGAGTACCGCGAGCAGTACGAGATCCCGATCCCCCGGTTCTACCAGCGGCTGCTCGGCCGGCTGCCCTCCGAGGCCGAGTGGCTGCGTCTGGACGACGCGTTCCACGACCGCTACCGCCAGCTGAGCGTCGCCTGCGGCCTCACCGACGGCGCCCGCGAGCTGCTGGACGACTGGCGTGCGGCCGGGCGGAGCCAGTCGCTGCTGTCCATGTACGAGCACGACCGGCTGCTGCCGGTCGTCGAGGGCTTCGGTCTGACCGGCCAGTTCCTGCGGGTGGACGGGCGCAGCGGCCCGGCCGGCGGGCAGAAGGCCGAGTACCTGGTCCGGCACCTGGCGGCGCTCGGCACGCAGGTGGACCCGGCCCGCACCGTACTGATCGGGGACGCGGCGGACGACGCGCTGGCCGCGCTGGAGGCGGGCGCGCATGCCGTGCTCTACACCGGCGGCTCGCACACCAGGGAGAAGCTGGAGCCGGTCGGCGTGCCGGTGGTGGACAGCCTGGCGGAGGCGGTGGAGCTGGCGGGCCGGATCGCCGGCTGA
- a CDS encoding patatin-like phospholipase family protein, producing the protein MTTWVSGSRPTAPRAAGAPRRGLVLGGGGMLGAAWTVGALCAVEEATGRRAGDAEVVLGTSAGAILGALLAAGVGAEQLRDHQRGLPITSGPLAGVDFDYDTAVGGALPPRPRAGIGSPGLLRDAVRHPREYPLLTLVSAMAPHGRGSLEPVGALVGGLFGGTGAAGGTGTTATTGATASTRTAGTTATTGADGPAPPGFAGRAPALRVVAVDYRSGHRVVFGDPDAPPAGVGEAVMASCAIPGWFAPVRVGGADYVDGGCWSATNADLLLDRGLDEVYVLAPMALWGDPPGRAQPGHAESVPGASVFARARRGLDLPRGVLAQVVGRYRRAVTRQLQREAGLLRAGGVRVHLLAPAPADLAVMGPNMMDPSRRGPVLESALTTCRRALEAAR; encoded by the coding sequence ATGACGACATGGGTATCCGGGTCACGGCCGACGGCACCGCGGGCCGCCGGCGCTCCCCGGCGCGGTCTGGTGCTGGGCGGCGGGGGCATGCTCGGCGCGGCCTGGACGGTCGGCGCGCTCTGCGCGGTGGAGGAGGCCACCGGCCGCCGGGCCGGTGACGCGGAGGTGGTGCTCGGCACCTCGGCCGGGGCGATCCTGGGCGCGCTGCTGGCCGCCGGGGTCGGCGCCGAGCAGCTCCGGGACCACCAGCGGGGACTGCCGATCACGTCCGGGCCGCTGGCCGGGGTCGACTTCGACTACGACACGGCGGTCGGTGGCGCGCTGCCGCCGCGGCCCCGGGCGGGCATCGGCTCGCCGGGGCTGCTGCGGGACGCCGTGCGGCACCCGCGCGAGTACCCGCTGCTCACCCTGGTCTCGGCGATGGCCCCGCACGGCCGGGGTTCGCTGGAACCGGTGGGCGCGCTGGTCGGCGGTCTGTTCGGCGGCACCGGGGCGGCCGGGGGCACGGGAACGACGGCGACGACAGGGGCGACGGCGTCGACGCGGACGGCGGGAACGACGGCGACGACAGGGGCGGACGGGCCCGCGCCGCCCGGGTTCGCCGGGCGGGCCCCGGCGCTGCGGGTCGTCGCGGTGGACTACCGCAGCGGCCACCGGGTGGTCTTCGGCGACCCGGACGCCCCGCCCGCCGGCGTCGGCGAGGCGGTGATGGCCTCCTGCGCGATCCCGGGCTGGTTCGCCCCCGTCCGGGTGGGCGGCGCGGACTACGTGGACGGCGGCTGCTGGTCGGCCACCAACGCCGACCTGCTGCTCGACCGGGGCCTCGACGAGGTGTACGTCCTGGCGCCGATGGCGCTGTGGGGCGACCCGCCGGGCCGTGCGCAACCGGGGCACGCGGAGTCCGTCCCGGGCGCGTCCGTATTCGCGCGCGCCCGGCGCGGGCTGGACCTCCCGCGCGGGGTGCTCGCCCAGGTGGTCGGCCGCTACCGCAGGGCGGTGACCCGGCAGCTGCAACGCGAGGCCGGGCTGCTGCGGGCGGGCGGCGTCCGGGTTCACCTGCTCGCGCCCGCCCCCGCGGACCTCGCCGTGATGGGGCCGAACATGATGGATCCGTCCCGTCGGGGCCCGGTCCTGGAGAGCGCGCTGACCACCTGCCGCCGGGCCCTGGAGGCCGCCCGCTGA
- the pruA gene encoding L-glutamate gamma-semialdehyde dehydrogenase → MDAVTDVPVPGNEPVLGYAPGSPERERLVRRLDELAAEPVPLPMTVGGEQRFGGGERIDVVQPHHHAAKLGVLGNATREDARAAVDAALAAGRDWRGLSFDDRAAVFLRAADLLAGPWRETLNAATMLGQSKTAQQAEIDSACELIDFWRYNVHFARRILAEQPVSSPGVWNRVDHRPLEGFVYAVTPFNFTAIAGNLPTAPALMGNTVVWKPAPTQTLAAHHLMRLLEAAGLPPGVINLVTGDGQQLSAVALADPALAGLHFTGSTATFQSLWQTIGANIGGYRTYPRIVGETGGKDFLLAHRSADPEILKAALIRGAFEYQGQKCSALSRAYLPRSIWQRIKDDLLAEVDALAVGDVTDLSNFMGALIDRRAFERNRDAIERAKADPTVELVAGGQYDDAIGWFVRPTVLVSSDHRNEMFRTEYFGPILAVHVYEDSRWEDVLGRVDGGAPYGLTGAVVAQDRYAIAQALEALRFAAGNFCINDKPTGAVVGQQPFGGGRASGTNDKAGAPQNLLRWTSARSIKETFVPPTTHVHPHMG, encoded by the coding sequence ATCGACGCAGTCACCGACGTCCCGGTCCCGGGCAACGAGCCGGTGCTCGGCTACGCGCCCGGAAGCCCGGAACGGGAGCGGCTGGTGCGCCGGCTGGACGAACTGGCGGCCGAACCGGTCCCGCTGCCGATGACCGTCGGCGGCGAGCAGAGGTTCGGCGGCGGCGAGCGGATCGACGTCGTCCAGCCGCACCACCACGCGGCGAAGCTGGGTGTGCTGGGCAACGCCACCCGGGAGGACGCCAGGGCCGCCGTGGACGCCGCGCTGGCCGCCGGGCGCGATTGGCGCGGGCTGTCCTTCGACGACCGGGCGGCGGTCTTCCTGCGCGCCGCCGACCTGCTGGCCGGGCCGTGGCGGGAGACGCTCAACGCGGCGACCATGCTCGGCCAGTCCAAGACGGCCCAGCAGGCGGAGATCGACTCGGCCTGCGAGCTGATCGACTTCTGGCGCTACAACGTGCACTTCGCCCGGCGGATCCTGGCCGAGCAGCCGGTCTCCTCGCCCGGGGTGTGGAACCGCGTCGACCACCGCCCGCTGGAGGGTTTCGTCTACGCGGTCACCCCGTTCAACTTCACCGCGATCGCCGGGAACCTGCCGACCGCGCCGGCGCTGATGGGCAACACCGTGGTGTGGAAGCCGGCGCCGACCCAGACGCTGGCCGCCCACCACCTGATGCGGCTGCTGGAGGCGGCCGGGCTGCCGCCGGGGGTGATCAACCTGGTCACCGGCGACGGGCAGCAGCTGTCCGCGGTGGCGCTGGCGGACCCGGCGCTGGCCGGGCTGCACTTCACGGGTTCCACCGCGACCTTCCAGTCGCTCTGGCAGACCATCGGTGCCAACATCGGCGGCTACCGGACGTACCCGCGGATCGTCGGCGAGACCGGCGGCAAGGACTTCCTGCTGGCGCACCGCTCGGCCGATCCGGAGATCCTCAAGGCGGCGCTGATCCGGGGCGCCTTCGAGTACCAGGGCCAGAAGTGCTCGGCGCTCTCCCGCGCGTACCTGCCGCGCAGCATCTGGCAGCGGATCAAGGACGACCTGCTCGCCGAGGTGGACGCGCTGGCCGTCGGCGACGTCACCGACCTGTCGAACTTCATGGGCGCGCTGATCGACCGGCGCGCGTTCGAGCGGAACCGGGACGCGATCGAGCGGGCCAAGGCCGATCCGACGGTGGAGCTGGTGGCCGGCGGCCAGTACGACGACGCGATCGGCTGGTTCGTCCGCCCGACCGTGCTGGTCTCCTCGGACCACCGCAACGAGATGTTCCGCACCGAGTACTTCGGTCCGATCCTGGCCGTCCACGTCTACGAGGACTCCCGCTGGGAGGACGTGCTCGGCCGGGTCGACGGGGGTGCCCCGTACGGGCTGACCGGCGCGGTGGTGGCCCAGGACCGCTACGCGATCGCGCAGGCCCTGGAGGCGCTGCGGTTCGCGGCCGGGAACTTCTGCATCAACGACAAGCCCACCGGTGCCGTGGTCGGCCAGCAGCCCTTCGGCGGCGGCCGGGCCTCCGGCACCAACGACAAGGCGGGCGCGCCGCAGAACCTGCTGCGCTGGACCTCGGCGAGGTCGATCAAGGAGACGTTCGTGCCGCCGACCACCCACGTTCACCCGCACATGGGCTGA